CCGGCCTCCCGCACCTCGGACACCCGGGGCTCGTCGATGCCACCGATGGCGAACCACGGGACGTCGCCGGCAGTGCGGGCCGCGAAGCGGACCAGATCCAGGCCGGGCGCCGTCCGACCCGGTTTGGTCGGGGTCGGCCAGCAGGGGCCGGTGCAGAAGTAGTCGATGTCCCCGGCGGTCGCCGCCCGCACCGCCGCGGCGGCCTGCTCCTCGTCGTGGGTGGACAACCCGAGGAGGACGTCGTCACCGACGAGGGCCCGCGCCGTCGCCACCGGCAGGTCGTCCTGTCCGACGTGCAGCACGTCGGCCCCGGCGGCGACGGCGATGTCGGCCCGGTCGTTGACCGCGACCAGCGCCCCGTGCCGCCGGGCCGCCGCGGTGAGCACGGCCAGCGCGGCCAGCTCGTGGGCGGCCTCCAACGGCCCGAACTCCCGCTCTCCGGCCGAGCCCTTGTCGCGGAGCTGGACGATGTCGACACCCCCGCGGAGAGCGGCGTCGACGAACTCGGCGAGATCTCCGCGCTCCCGTCGCGCGTC
This window of the Nakamurella flava genome carries:
- the thiE gene encoding thiamine phosphate synthase; translation: MRAARRERLRDARLYLCTDARRERGDLAEFVDAALRGGVDIVQLRDKGSAGEREFGPLEAAHELAALAVLTAAARRHGALVAVNDRADIAVAAGADVLHVGQDDLPVATARALVGDDVLLGLSTHDEEQAAAAVRAATAGDIDYFCTGPCWPTPTKPGRTAPGLDLVRFAARTAGDVPWFAIGGIDEPRVSEVREAGADRVVVVRAITGTDDPAAAAARIRAAISPA